The following are encoded in a window of Arthrobacter sp. OAP107 genomic DNA:
- a CDS encoding FAD-dependent oxidoreductase yields MQTLAIVGASLAGLSAARAARAQGFSGRLVIIGDEHHRPYDRPPLSKDFLLGTITAEDLFLETDDDGLNAEWILGGSATSLDTDTRTIRLHDGRTVTADGIVIATGARARQIPALAGLDNVFYLRTMADAQGLTPRLVAGARMIVVGAGFIGAEVASAAASRGMEVTMINNSPVPFTAQLGEDMGSVVANLHEANGVSLICGTGIDEFHSTGNHVTGLRLADGRELAADVVVVGIGAEPNVEWLAGSGVEVDGGVLCDAMGRTSVPGIVAVGDCAAWFDAAVDRHRRVEHWTGALERAALAVQALLDSDAPVQPLKPPYFWSDQHGVKIQFAGHSTGHDRVEIETGDPSEHNFLAVYYRGEDAVAVLGMNQPRLFTRWRRSLVPAAPKPAAAVVPAAATTH; encoded by the coding sequence ATGCAGACGCTTGCGATCGTGGGAGCCTCACTGGCCGGCCTTTCGGCAGCCCGGGCGGCCCGCGCTCAAGGCTTCTCGGGACGGCTGGTCATCATTGGCGATGAGCATCACCGGCCCTACGACAGGCCGCCCCTGTCCAAGGATTTCCTGCTGGGCACCATTACGGCCGAAGACCTCTTCCTCGAGACCGACGACGACGGACTGAACGCCGAGTGGATTCTCGGAGGCAGCGCGACCAGCCTGGACACAGACACGCGGACCATCCGCCTTCACGATGGCCGCACCGTCACTGCAGACGGCATTGTCATCGCGACCGGTGCGCGGGCACGCCAGATACCTGCCCTCGCGGGCCTCGACAACGTGTTCTACCTGCGGACCATGGCTGATGCCCAGGGTTTGACTCCCAGGTTGGTGGCCGGGGCCCGCATGATTGTGGTCGGCGCCGGTTTCATCGGTGCCGAGGTTGCCTCTGCCGCCGCTTCCCGGGGGATGGAGGTGACCATGATCAACAATTCGCCGGTCCCCTTCACGGCCCAGCTCGGAGAGGACATGGGATCCGTGGTGGCCAACCTCCACGAGGCCAACGGCGTGAGCCTTATCTGTGGCACCGGCATCGACGAGTTCCACAGCACGGGGAACCACGTGACCGGACTTCGCCTCGCGGATGGCAGGGAACTGGCCGCTGACGTTGTGGTGGTGGGGATCGGTGCGGAGCCGAATGTTGAGTGGCTTGCCGGGTCGGGGGTGGAGGTCGACGGCGGTGTGTTGTGTGATGCGATGGGGCGCACCAGTGTTCCGGGCATTGTGGCGGTGGGGGACTGCGCTGCCTGGTTCGACGCCGCTGTTGATAGGCATCGCCGGGTGGAGCACTGGACCGGTGCGTTGGAGCGGGCGGCGCTGGCGGTGCAGGCGCTGCTGGACAGTGACGCCCCGGTTCAGCCGCTGAAGCCGCCGTATTTCTGGTCGGACCAGCACGGGGTGAAGATCCAGTTCGCCGGCCACTCAACGGGCCACGACCGCGTGGAGATAGAGACGGGCGACCCCAGCGAACACAATTTCCTCGCTGTCTATTACCGGGGCGAGGACGCGGTGGCCGTTTTGGGCATGAACCAGCCACGGCTCTTTACCCGGTGGCGGCGAAGCCTGGTGCCGGCGGCACCCAAGCCGGCAGCTGCCGTCGTGCCCGCCGCGGCAACCACACACTAG
- a CDS encoding aromatic ring-hydroxylating dioxygenase subunit alpha yields MSVEVSTPSLIPTLGGHLYTDPAIFRAEQERIFEQMWFCAIRSSDLDKAGAWQTVQVGRESVLISRTRKGEIRAFYNVCRHRGVKLCMEEKGEAARNFQCPYHAWTYDFEGKLIAAPNLTKMPDIDRDEYGLSKVHIREYLGYVWVCLAEEPPSFEEDVMGAIEERLGNVHAIDGYDVANLSVGRRIRYDVKANWKLIIENFMECYHCATIHPELTEVLPEFADGLAAQYFVGHGAEFGEDIKGFTVDGSEGLDVIPGVGEDQDRRYYAITIKPTVFVNLVPDHVIIHRMFPMSADHTIVECDWLYLPSVVESGKDVTASVELFHRVNMQDFDACERCQPGMASKSYAKGGVLVPSEHHIGAFHDWVNEKVGDVKLTGEALLGLTADTPPLEERAETLQRKETTAPAS; encoded by the coding sequence TTGTCTGTTGAGGTATCCACTCCGAGCCTGATCCCGACGTTGGGCGGCCACCTGTATACGGATCCGGCGATTTTCCGGGCGGAGCAGGAGCGTATTTTTGAGCAGATGTGGTTCTGCGCGATCCGGTCCTCGGACCTGGATAAGGCCGGGGCGTGGCAGACGGTGCAGGTGGGCCGGGAATCGGTGTTGATCTCGCGGACCCGCAAGGGTGAGATCCGGGCCTTTTACAATGTGTGCCGGCACCGTGGCGTGAAGTTGTGCATGGAGGAAAAGGGTGAAGCGGCCCGGAACTTCCAGTGCCCGTACCACGCCTGGACGTATGACTTCGAGGGCAAGCTGATCGCTGCCCCGAACCTGACCAAGATGCCGGACATCGACCGGGACGAGTACGGCCTGTCCAAGGTCCACATCCGCGAGTACCTTGGCTACGTCTGGGTGTGCCTGGCCGAGGAGCCGCCCTCCTTCGAGGAGGATGTGATGGGCGCGATCGAGGAGCGCCTGGGCAACGTGCACGCCATTGACGGGTACGACGTGGCGAACCTGTCCGTGGGCCGGCGGATCCGGTATGACGTGAAGGCGAACTGGAAGCTCATCATTGAGAACTTCATGGAGTGTTACCACTGCGCTACGATCCACCCGGAACTGACCGAGGTCCTGCCGGAGTTCGCTGACGGCCTGGCCGCGCAGTACTTTGTGGGCCACGGCGCGGAGTTCGGTGAGGACATCAAGGGCTTCACCGTGGACGGGTCCGAGGGTCTGGACGTCATTCCGGGCGTGGGCGAGGACCAGGACCGCCGGTACTACGCGATCACGATCAAGCCGACGGTGTTCGTGAACCTGGTCCCGGACCATGTGATCATCCACCGGATGTTCCCGATGTCCGCGGACCACACGATCGTTGAGTGCGACTGGCTGTATCTGCCTTCGGTCGTGGAGTCCGGCAAGGATGTCACGGCGTCGGTGGAGCTGTTCCACCGGGTGAACATGCAGGACTTCGACGCGTGCGAACGCTGCCAGCCGGGCATGGCCTCCAAGTCCTACGCCAAGGGCGGGGTCCTGGTCCCGTCCGAGCACCACATCGGTGCCTTCCACGACTGGGTCAACGAAAAGGTCGGCGACGTCAAGCTCACCGGCGAGGCCCTGCTCGGCCTCACCGCGGACACCCCGCCGCTGGAGGAACGCGCCGAAACCCTGCAACGCAAAGAAACTACTGCCCCGGCCTCCTAA
- a CDS encoding macrolide family glycosyltransferase, with translation MHFAFVCLPATGHVYPTLPVVAELVRRGHRVTYATSAKYAAAVESAGAIFFENGEDLSSQFPRFGAPAPGSPAQDDAGRSPRAGMLAGLGSGMMSGLLERLLERAREEFPALLSRLRADQPDAVCYDAMTLAGKMAAMKLDLPDVALLPTYATNEHFSMRELMPARPPAEMLAAWKQARQLIENFASEQGLAGFNFMEGPPASLNICFIPREFQPAGDTFDGRFHFVGPSLGHRGGEDEWQPRVKDAPLLFISLGTTPLNDRPDFFRMCLEAFAGTDWQVAMAIGDRLEVAELGEIPPNAEVRPFFPQLEVLRHARVFLSHTGMNSTMEALYLGVPLVAFPLQPEQEANARRVEDLGLGRRLPAEGLTPGLIHDMVTEVGRDQEIRGNIEGMSQRVRTSGGATAAADAMEKYLSGLDQRRV, from the coding sequence ATGCATTTCGCCTTTGTTTGCCTTCCAGCCACGGGCCACGTGTACCCCACGCTGCCGGTGGTCGCCGAGCTGGTCCGACGAGGCCACCGGGTCACGTATGCCACCTCGGCCAAGTACGCGGCCGCCGTCGAATCTGCCGGGGCCATCTTTTTCGAGAACGGCGAGGACCTGTCGTCGCAGTTTCCCAGGTTCGGCGCTCCTGCTCCCGGCAGTCCCGCCCAGGACGACGCCGGCCGGTCGCCTCGGGCGGGCATGCTCGCGGGGCTGGGGTCCGGCATGATGTCCGGGCTGCTGGAGCGGCTGCTGGAAAGGGCCCGGGAAGAATTCCCCGCTTTGTTGTCCCGCCTCCGCGCGGATCAGCCGGACGCGGTCTGCTACGACGCCATGACCCTCGCCGGGAAGATGGCCGCCATGAAGCTGGATTTGCCGGACGTCGCGCTGCTGCCGACCTATGCCACCAACGAGCATTTCTCGATGCGGGAGCTGATGCCCGCCCGTCCGCCAGCAGAAATGCTCGCGGCGTGGAAGCAGGCCCGCCAGCTCATCGAAAATTTCGCCAGCGAGCAGGGTCTGGCCGGGTTCAACTTCATGGAGGGACCTCCGGCTTCCCTGAACATTTGCTTTATCCCGCGGGAATTCCAGCCCGCAGGCGACACCTTCGATGGCCGTTTCCATTTCGTGGGACCCAGCCTTGGCCACAGGGGCGGCGAAGACGAGTGGCAGCCCCGTGTCAAGGACGCGCCGCTGCTGTTCATTTCGCTGGGGACCACGCCGTTGAACGACCGGCCGGATTTCTTCCGCATGTGCCTGGAGGCATTCGCGGGCACTGATTGGCAGGTGGCCATGGCCATTGGTGACCGTCTGGAGGTGGCCGAACTGGGGGAGATCCCGCCGAACGCAGAGGTCCGGCCCTTCTTTCCGCAGCTGGAGGTCCTGCGGCATGCCCGTGTGTTCCTCTCCCACACGGGGATGAACTCGACCATGGAGGCGCTGTACCTGGGCGTTCCCCTCGTGGCGTTTCCGCTGCAGCCGGAGCAGGAGGCCAACGCCCGCCGCGTCGAGGACCTGGGACTGGGACGCCGCCTGCCCGCCGAGGGCCTTACCCCGGGGCTGATCCACGACATGGTGACGGAGGTCGGCCGGGACCAGGAGATCCGGGGCAACATTGAGGGGATGAGCCAGCGCGTCCGCACCTCCGGCGGGGCAACGGCGGCCGCCGATGCCATGGAGAAGTATCTGAGCGGGCTGGATCAGCGCCGGGTGTAG
- a CDS encoding IclR family transcriptional regulator, whose product MASNNIPESGADAEGEGGQQGGVQSVDRALAVLEILARDGHAGVSEIAEEMGIHKSTVSRLLGSLVGREMVHQNSERGKYQLGFGILRLASSIPGRLSLVREARPVLENLAEEFKETVNLAVLRSNYAVNVDQAMGPSTLATYDWVGSLTPLHATSSGKVLLAALEADERERILKETGLPARTPRTITKRDKLEKQLIDAAHDGYAVTLEEFEIGLNSMAVPVYNHLGTVIGAVSISGPAFRFDPEKVPGLVEGLGQAGLRISANMGYTRR is encoded by the coding sequence ATGGCTTCGAACAATATCCCGGAATCCGGTGCCGACGCCGAGGGCGAGGGCGGCCAGCAGGGCGGCGTCCAGTCCGTCGACCGGGCGCTTGCTGTCCTGGAGATCCTGGCCCGCGATGGCCATGCAGGCGTGAGCGAAATCGCCGAGGAAATGGGCATCCACAAGTCCACGGTGTCCAGGCTCCTGGGTTCCCTTGTTGGCAGGGAGATGGTCCACCAAAACAGCGAACGGGGCAAGTATCAGCTGGGATTTGGCATCCTTCGCCTGGCAAGTTCCATCCCCGGCCGGCTGAGCCTGGTCCGCGAGGCGCGCCCGGTGCTCGAGAACCTGGCCGAGGAATTCAAGGAAACCGTGAACCTCGCCGTTCTCCGCTCCAACTATGCCGTCAACGTGGACCAGGCCATGGGGCCCTCAACCCTCGCCACGTACGACTGGGTGGGAAGCCTTACGCCCCTGCACGCGACGTCGAGCGGGAAGGTCCTGCTGGCAGCACTGGAAGCGGATGAACGTGAGCGCATCCTGAAGGAGACAGGGCTGCCGGCCCGGACACCGCGGACCATCACCAAGCGCGACAAACTCGAAAAGCAGCTGATCGACGCTGCCCACGACGGCTACGCGGTGACCCTCGAAGAGTTCGAAATAGGGCTGAATTCGATGGCGGTGCCGGTCTACAACCACCTTGGAACGGTGATCGGCGCCGTCAGCATCTCCGGGCCGGCCTTCCGATTCGACCCGGAGAAAGTACCGGGCCTCGTCGAGGGCCTGGGCCAGGCCGGCCTGCGGATCAGCGCCAACATGGGCTACACCCGGCGCTGA
- a CDS encoding GNAT family N-acetyltransferase produces the protein MAIEVRPATQFEDVKAVVGPKRPDATVCWCLSYRIPSKQNVELRGTARGELVQELLTEDPPPGVLAYDGGEAVGWAGVHPRADTGFARNRRIPHVDDLDVWSVWCIRVRPGYRGKGISHRLLRGAVDFARSYGAPAIEGYPVDNQGRKVDLTMAYVGTRKLFEAAGFTKAADTNSVLNGFPRVLMRLDLR, from the coding sequence ATGGCGATCGAAGTCCGGCCGGCGACGCAGTTTGAGGATGTGAAAGCGGTGGTGGGGCCCAAGCGCCCGGACGCGACCGTGTGCTGGTGCCTGAGCTACCGTATCCCCTCCAAACAGAACGTGGAGTTGCGCGGCACAGCCCGCGGGGAGCTGGTCCAGGAACTGCTTACGGAGGATCCGCCGCCCGGGGTTCTGGCGTACGACGGCGGGGAGGCAGTTGGGTGGGCAGGGGTCCATCCGCGCGCCGATACCGGCTTTGCCCGGAACCGCCGCATCCCCCACGTGGACGATCTGGACGTATGGTCGGTGTGGTGCATCCGGGTCCGGCCGGGGTACCGCGGCAAGGGAATCTCCCACCGGCTGTTGCGGGGGGCCGTCGACTTTGCCCGCTCCTACGGCGCGCCAGCCATCGAGGGTTATCCTGTGGACAATCAGGGCCGGAAGGTTGACCTCACCATGGCCTACGTTGGCACGCGCAAGCTCTTCGAGGCGGCAGGCTTCACCAAGGCTGCGGACACCAACTCCGTACTCAACGGCTTCCCGCGCGTGCTGATGCGCCTTGACCTGCGGTGA
- a CDS encoding LuxR C-terminal-related transcriptional regulator — MHQATLPYLRSSALVIFTEDCTGRPQKKSGDEAVISQVSIAELDAIKATLSADETWQGRAPIGGQEHPVLALPSPTNALLVLVDTRPVSGEGGGEGGAHLSGQEVPVPWLVRYLWNLAAERIREKVADAPPSYLIESRAASAERVRVTAELVDRHSTTLETLLAALRAPSLADDAARKSATDVAAKALVELRTLNDRTTELVEEPVATAFQRLRDDLRPLMHFSGMDVQFIEPPVNGRALPGEVAHAARAIVRGLVLAMVEQPDVRRIRTQWDCDGENLLINVRDDGQGNLSREAPSIVRLLQRVEVLDGRMTIDLMKGWGADVAVTLPLDPPERKLPAAGSWNLGDRELEVLQLLAAGQRNRAIAAMLHVSENTVKFHLRNIYRKLGATSRTEAIALAHSNGLR; from the coding sequence TTGCACCAGGCCACCCTCCCGTACCTGCGCAGCAGCGCCCTCGTGATCTTCACGGAAGACTGCACCGGCCGGCCGCAGAAGAAGTCCGGCGACGAAGCCGTGATCAGCCAGGTTTCCATCGCTGAACTGGACGCCATCAAGGCGACACTGTCCGCAGATGAAACGTGGCAGGGCCGGGCACCGATAGGCGGGCAGGAACACCCGGTCCTGGCGCTCCCCTCCCCCACGAATGCGTTGCTGGTCCTGGTCGATACCCGGCCGGTCAGCGGCGAAGGAGGCGGAGAAGGCGGTGCGCACCTCTCCGGGCAGGAGGTTCCGGTGCCCTGGCTGGTTCGCTATCTGTGGAACCTCGCGGCCGAGCGTATCCGCGAAAAGGTGGCGGATGCACCGCCGTCGTACCTCATCGAGTCCCGCGCAGCGTCCGCCGAACGGGTCAGGGTCACTGCCGAGTTGGTGGACCGCCACTCAACCACGCTGGAGACTCTGCTTGCGGCGCTGCGCGCCCCCTCCCTCGCTGACGATGCGGCACGGAAGTCTGCTACCGACGTCGCCGCTAAGGCCCTGGTGGAACTGCGCACGCTCAATGACCGCACCACGGAACTCGTTGAAGAACCAGTTGCCACGGCGTTCCAGCGCCTCCGCGACGATCTCCGCCCGCTCATGCATTTCAGCGGCATGGACGTCCAGTTCATCGAGCCGCCTGTCAACGGCCGGGCGCTTCCCGGGGAAGTGGCGCATGCTGCCCGGGCGATCGTGCGGGGCCTGGTGCTCGCCATGGTTGAGCAGCCGGACGTGCGCCGCATCCGCACGCAGTGGGATTGCGACGGCGAGAACCTCCTGATCAACGTCCGCGACGACGGCCAGGGCAACTTGTCCCGCGAGGCCCCCAGCATTGTCCGCCTACTGCAACGGGTGGAAGTCCTGGACGGCCGGATGACGATTGACCTGATGAAGGGTTGGGGCGCCGACGTCGCCGTCACCCTTCCGCTGGACCCGCCGGAGCGCAAACTGCCCGCCGCTGGGTCCTGGAACCTGGGCGACCGCGAACTCGAGGTCCTGCAGCTGCTGGCCGCCGGGCAGCGGAACCGGGCCATCGCGGCCATGCTGCACGTCAGCGAGAACACCGTGAAGTTTCACCTCCGCAACATCTACCGCAAGCTCGGCGCCACGTCGCGCACCGAGGCGATCGCCCTGGCGCACAGCAACGGCCTGCGCTAG
- the hxlA gene encoding 3-hexulose-6-phosphate synthase, whose translation MKLQVAIDLLTTEAALELAGKVAEHVDIIELGTPLIKAEGLSVITAVKNAHPDKVVFADLKTMDAGELEADIAFKAGADLVTVLGAADDSTIAGAVKAAQAHNKGVVVDLIGIEDKVTRAKEVRALGAKFVEMHAGLDEQAKPGFDLNGLLRAGAEARVPFSVAGGVKLATIGDVQKAGADVAVAGGAIYGAADPALAAKELRAAIV comes from the coding sequence ATGAAGCTCCAAGTTGCCATTGACCTCCTGACCACCGAAGCTGCCCTCGAGCTGGCCGGCAAGGTTGCCGAGCACGTTGACATCATCGAACTGGGCACCCCGCTGATCAAGGCCGAAGGCCTGTCCGTCATCACCGCGGTGAAGAACGCCCACCCGGACAAGGTTGTTTTCGCTGACCTGAAGACCATGGACGCCGGTGAGCTCGAAGCCGACATCGCGTTCAAGGCCGGCGCCGACCTGGTGACCGTGCTCGGTGCCGCCGATGACTCCACCATTGCCGGTGCGGTCAAGGCAGCCCAGGCCCACAACAAGGGCGTCGTCGTTGACCTCATCGGCATCGAGGACAAGGTCACCCGGGCCAAGGAAGTCCGCGCCCTGGGTGCGAAGTTCGTCGAGATGCACGCCGGCCTGGACGAGCAGGCCAAGCCGGGCTTTGACCTGAACGGTCTGCTCCGCGCCGGCGCCGAGGCCCGCGTTCCGTTCTCCGTGGCCGGCGGCGTGAAGCTCGCCACCATCGGTGACGTCCAGAAGGCCGGCGCCGATGTCGCCGTCGCCGGCGGCGCCATCTACGGTGCAGCCGACCCCGCACTGGCCGCCAAGGAACTCCGCGCAGCCATCGTCTAG
- a CDS encoding alpha-L-rhamnosidase C-terminal domain-containing protein, with protein MCWADPRWTPATGQPGPARLILWESAAWTSPAETGSADAGNRSAYCLRGSFGWALEQGQFTLELDLPDGVEAAVELPDGSTRLAAGGSHHFAAWNQTVSSPLM; from the coding sequence ATCTGCTGGGCAGACCCTCGGTGGACCCCCGCGACTGGGCAGCCTGGACCGGCGAGGCTGATCCTTTGGGAGAGCGCCGCCTGGACTTCCCCGGCTGAGACGGGTTCCGCGGACGCCGGCAACAGGTCCGCCTACTGTCTCCGAGGTTCCTTCGGCTGGGCGCTTGAGCAGGGCCAGTTCACGCTCGAGCTGGACCTGCCCGACGGCGTTGAGGCCGCCGTCGAGCTCCCGGACGGCAGCACCAGGCTGGCGGCAGGAGGATCTCACCACTTCGCTGCCTGGAACCAAACTGTGAGTTCGCCCTTAATGTGA